A stretch of the Polaribacter pacificus genome encodes the following:
- the lipB gene encoding lipoyl(octanoyl) transferase LipB has protein sequence MINKTVHIQDLGTKDYQETWDYQTALLQEIVDLKIANRKAQIDLQTPNHFLFVEHPHVYTLGKSGDLSNLLLNEAQLAAKGASFYKINRGGDITYHGPGQLVGYPILDLENFFTDIHKYLRLLEDVIIKTLAEYGIESERSKGETGVWLGVGTPFARKICAMGIRTSRWVTMHGFALNVNANLGYFDNIIPCGIKGKAVTSMEAELGKKIPLEEVKEKILKHFKTAFEVERFDY, from the coding sequence ATGATAAACAAAACTGTACACATACAAGATCTAGGAACCAAGGATTATCAAGAAACTTGGGATTATCAAACTGCTTTATTGCAAGAGATCGTCGATCTAAAAATTGCCAATAGAAAAGCGCAAATAGACCTACAAACACCCAATCATTTTTTGTTTGTAGAGCATCCTCATGTATATACTTTAGGTAAAAGTGGTGATCTTTCTAACCTGCTACTAAACGAAGCACAGTTAGCTGCAAAAGGCGCCAGTTTTTACAAGATTAACAGGGGTGGTGATATTACCTATCACGGTCCTGGACAGCTTGTGGGCTACCCTATTTTAGATTTAGAAAATTTCTTTACAGACATTCACAAATACCTGCGTCTGTTAGAAGATGTGATTATCAAGACACTTGCAGAATACGGCATAGAGAGTGAACGAAGCAAAGGCGAAACTGGAGTTTGGCTTGGTGTAGGTACACCTTTTGCGCGTAAAATTTGTGCCATGGGCATCAGAACCAGCCGTTGGGTAACCATGCATGGTTTTGCCTTAAACGTCAATGCAAATCTTGGTTATTTTGACAATATTATTCCCTGCGGAATTAAAGGAAAAGCCGTTACCTCTATGGAGGCAGAATTGGGCAAAAAAATTCCTTTAGAAGAAGTCAAAGAAAAAATACTAAAACATTTTAAGACTGCTTTTGAGGTAGAGCGTTTTGACTATTAA
- a CDS encoding zinc-dependent metalloprotease has product MKKRLHYFLLGCLLTASPVVSQEFFESIPQVPLTNEQELSARSNTPENYQLYAVNTSLLNNGLVTLAKNNQRVINLPTPLGIQRFTVKEAAVLSDALALEYPQIKSYSGVGLDDPTATIRFSQAADGFHAMISSKNYPVYFIDPYTKDHKILIGYQKSSTKNQDFECFVEDQINAYQQKSTALSKTTANHDGKLRTYRLAVATTAEYSQFHLTNQNIAASATEAQKKAAVLSAINTSMTRVNAIFERDLGVRMQLVANNADLIFFDPLSDGFSNSDADELIKESQAKIDNIIGNANYDVGHTFSTGGGGLAAMGLCLTGVKAKGITGSGSPINDTFDIDFVAHELGHQFGANHTQYNDCQRNSGTAVEPGSASTIMGYAGICEPNVQSSSDAYFHAISIQEMWNLLSGQGSCAVITETGNTPPSAQAGANVTIPSLTPFVLKGAGSDTDADNELTYTWEQIDNTLGFPMAPDASSTGGPMFRSVNPIGNPNRYMPVLDTVLTGKTFSTWEVLPSVTRNLNFRLTVRDNVNATAYDDIKVGVDGNSGPFVVTSHDSNATLQGNSTQTVVWDVANSDVAPVNCSLVNILLSTDGGQTFDTIILTNTPNDGSQLIVLPNVNTSLARIKVEAVNNLFYAVNASNFSIDKTANEEEFIDFALYPNPTKGLLKLEFETVSSKVIINLVDVQGRLIKEDVFEQVPSVFREELNYGQVASGLYLLHIKNGAKQMVKKILIN; this is encoded by the coding sequence ATGAAAAAAAGACTACACTATTTTTTACTCGGTTGTTTATTAACGGCCAGTCCTGTGGTGTCTCAAGAGTTTTTTGAGAGTATTCCTCAGGTTCCATTAACTAATGAGCAAGAATTAAGTGCTAGATCTAATACGCCAGAAAACTATCAATTGTATGCGGTTAATACTAGTCTGCTAAACAATGGGCTAGTTACACTTGCAAAGAATAACCAAAGAGTTATCAATTTGCCGACTCCGCTAGGTATACAGCGTTTTACTGTTAAAGAGGCAGCTGTACTTTCAGATGCCTTGGCGCTAGAGTATCCTCAAATAAAATCATATAGCGGTGTAGGATTAGATGACCCAACAGCAACTATTCGATTTAGTCAAGCAGCTGATGGTTTTCATGCCATGATTAGCTCTAAAAACTACCCAGTTTATTTTATAGATCCCTATACTAAAGACCATAAAATTTTAATTGGCTATCAAAAAAGTTCAACTAAAAATCAAGATTTTGAATGTTTTGTAGAAGATCAAATAAACGCCTATCAACAAAAGAGTACAGCGTTAAGTAAAACGACGGCAAACCACGATGGTAAACTAAGAACTTATCGACTGGCAGTGGCTACTACTGCCGAGTATTCTCAGTTTCATTTAACCAATCAAAATATTGCAGCCTCTGCTACAGAGGCTCAAAAAAAAGCAGCAGTACTTTCTGCAATTAACACTTCAATGACTAGAGTAAATGCCATTTTTGAAAGAGATCTTGGTGTTCGCATGCAGTTGGTAGCAAACAATGCAGATCTGATCTTTTTTGACCCGCTATCGGATGGGTTTTCCAATAGTGATGCTGATGAATTAATTAAGGAGTCTCAAGCCAAAATAGACAATATTATTGGTAATGCCAATTATGATGTAGGTCATACTTTTAGCACAGGTGGTGGAGGTTTGGCAGCCATGGGGCTTTGTTTAACAGGAGTTAAGGCAAAAGGAATTACGGGTTCAGGATCTCCGATCAACGATACTTTTGATATAGATTTTGTGGCTCATGAGTTAGGTCATCAGTTTGGGGCAAATCATACCCAATACAATGACTGTCAAAGAAATTCTGGTACCGCAGTAGAACCAGGAAGCGCTTCTACAATTATGGGATATGCGGGGATCTGTGAGCCAAATGTACAAAGCAGTAGCGATGCTTATTTTCATGCTATAAGTATTCAAGAAATGTGGAATCTTTTAAGCGGGCAAGGGAGCTGTGCTGTGATTACTGAAACTGGAAACACGCCGCCTTCTGCACAGGCAGGTGCCAATGTAACCATTCCAAGCTTAACCCCATTTGTACTTAAAGGAGCAGGTTCTGATACCGATGCAGATAATGAGCTTACATATACTTGGGAGCAGATTGATAATACTTTAGGTTTTCCGATGGCTCCTGATGCAAGCAGTACAGGGGGGCCAATGTTTAGATCAGTTAATCCGATTGGTAATCCTAATAGATATATGCCTGTACTAGATACCGTTTTAACAGGGAAAACCTTTAGCACTTGGGAAGTCTTACCATCTGTAACAAGAAATTTAAATTTTAGATTAACTGTTAGAGATAATGTAAATGCCACTGCCTATGATGATATTAAGGTTGGGGTGGATGGAAATTCAGGACCCTTTGTAGTTACTTCTCACGATAGCAATGCTACTTTGCAAGGGAACTCTACTCAGACCGTTGTTTGGGATGTGGCAAATTCTGATGTAGCTCCTGTAAATTGTAGCTTGGTTAATATTTTACTCTCTACCGATGGTGGTCAGACTTTTGATACCATCATACTAACCAATACACCTAATGATGGGAGTCAATTAATTGTATTGCCTAATGTTAATACCAGTTTGGCTAGAATAAAAGTAGAGGCGGTAAACAATTTATTTTATGCGGTAAATGCTTCAAATTTTAGCATTGATAAAACAGCAAATGAAGAAGAGTTTATTGATTTTGCCTTGTACCCAAACCCAACAAAAGGATTGCTTAAATTGGAGTTTGAGACCGTGTCTAGCAAAGTGATCATTAACTTGGTAGATGTTCAAGGAAGACTCATCAAAGAAGATGTTTTTGAGCAAGTGCCTTCTGTCTTTCGTGAAGAGCTCAATTACGGTCAGGTAGCATCTGGTTTGTACTTA
- a CDS encoding putative porin: protein MKKFLIVFTCLFFLTNLLQSQIRTTQSNNNVFYNMDQDTVTPIEITVSLSGKTKYTDYKIISFKKDTTLIDTTLTIAKEYKFNFLRKDLFGLLSFANQGQTFNQLTYNFNQLSSSPEMGITGKQFNYLKTEDINYYEVPTPSTEILYRTGMQQGQVLDVLFTLNFSRRLNVGIAYKGLRSLGNYRNSLASQGNFRTFFSYRSKNDRYALRGHIAKQDLLNQENGGLTTSAMNDFTTNDPNFKERGRLDVNLENTETVFDGNRLYLEHDFKLFVSRDSSQTKDFSNLKLGHAFRHETKNYEFIQPTINTDLFGSTSALSSINDQVESKRVDNKLYLEFNSKYILGTFRALANFSNYAYGYATDINPTVSPIASPKLRGSALGFGTSWQASIKQFQLNASLIVTPGSDLLSGNHFYTEALYTKSKELTLKASILLNSKAPNFNSILYQSSYDDYNWENSNFKNVNTRNLQVGVTSKWLEVSADFNHIENYTYFDENSKPVQAAENISYMKIKAQKEFTFGKFALDNTLLYQKVATGSDVFRVPDFVSRNTFYYTDYWFEGKPMKVQIGATLNYFSSYKANAFNPLLNEFYLQNNTDIGYPTIDVFFNAQVRRTRLFLKIDNVTSSFSDRNYMSAPNYPYRDFVIRFGLVWNWFI, encoded by the coding sequence ATGAAGAAGTTTTTAATCGTTTTTACTTGCTTGTTTTTTTTGACAAACCTTTTGCAGAGTCAAATTAGAACCACACAAAGCAATAATAACGTGTTTTACAACATGGATCAAGACACCGTTACCCCTATAGAAATAACAGTTAGCCTTAGCGGAAAAACCAAGTATACAGATTACAAAATTATTTCTTTCAAAAAGGACACCACTTTAATAGATACCACCCTAACGATTGCCAAAGAATACAAGTTTAATTTTTTGCGTAAAGATTTGTTCGGACTCTTGTCATTTGCCAACCAAGGACAAACATTTAATCAGCTTACATATAATTTTAATCAACTGAGCTCTTCACCAGAAATGGGCATTACAGGTAAGCAATTTAACTACCTAAAAACAGAGGACATTAATTATTATGAGGTCCCGACGCCAAGTACAGAAATTTTGTACAGGACAGGAATGCAACAAGGTCAGGTTTTAGACGTGCTTTTTACCTTGAATTTTTCGAGACGCTTAAATGTAGGTATCGCTTATAAAGGATTGCGTTCTCTGGGAAATTATAGAAACTCATTGGCAAGTCAAGGAAATTTTAGAACCTTTTTTAGCTATCGCTCTAAAAACGACAGATATGCTCTAAGAGGACACATTGCCAAACAAGATTTATTAAATCAAGAAAATGGAGGTTTAACCACCTCAGCTATGAATGATTTTACCACAAACGACCCTAACTTTAAAGAGCGTGGTCGTCTGGATGTAAATTTAGAAAATACCGAGACTGTTTTTGACGGAAACAGACTCTACTTAGAGCACGATTTTAAATTGTTTGTGAGCAGAGATAGCAGTCAAACAAAAGACTTTAGCAATTTAAAGCTTGGGCATGCCTTTCGTCATGAAACCAAAAATTACGAGTTTATCCAACCGACTATAAACACTGATTTATTTGGCAGCACAAGCGCCTTAAGCAGCATTAATGATCAGGTAGAAAGTAAGCGTGTAGACAATAAACTCTATTTAGAATTCAACTCTAAATATATTTTAGGAACCTTTAGAGCCTTGGCCAATTTTAGCAATTACGCCTATGGATATGCAACTGATATCAATCCTACTGTTAGTCCTATTGCTAGCCCAAAATTACGCGGTAGCGCCCTAGGTTTTGGAACCAGTTGGCAGGCTTCTATAAAACAATTTCAGTTAAACGCAAGCCTAATAGTAACCCCAGGTTCTGATCTACTTTCTGGAAACCATTTTTATACAGAAGCGCTCTATACAAAAAGCAAGGAGTTGACGTTAAAAGCAAGCATACTGCTAAACTCAAAAGCTCCGAATTTTAACAGCATACTGTATCAGAGTTCTTATGATGATTATAACTGGGAGAACTCCAACTTTAAAAATGTCAATACTCGAAACTTACAGGTGGGTGTAACATCAAAATGGCTAGAAGTTTCTGCTGATTTTAATCATATAGAAAACTATACTTATTTTGATGAAAACTCAAAACCAGTGCAGGCTGCTGAGAATATTTCTTATATGAAAATAAAGGCCCAAAAGGAGTTTACTTTTGGAAAATTTGCCTTAGACAATACCTTACTGTATCAGAAAGTTGCTACCGGCTCTGATGTTTTTAGAGTTCCTGATTTTGTAAGCAGAAACACCTTTTACTATACAGATTACTGGTTTGAAGGCAAGCCGATGAAAGTACAAATAGGTGCTACTTTAAATTATTTTAGCAGTTATAAGGCCAATGCATTTAACCCCTTGTTAAATGAGTTTTATTTACAAAACAACACAGATATTGGCTACCCAACCATTGATGTGTTTTTTAATGCACAGGTAAGAAGAACTCGATTATTTTTAAAAATTGACAATGTTACCTCTAGCTTTTCTGATAGAAACTATATGTCTGCACCCAATTATCCATACAGAGATTTTGTAATCCGTTTTGGCTTGGTTTGGAACTGGTTTATTTAA
- a CDS encoding GNAT family N-acetyltransferase, whose product MIVKALSSDATSITQVALISKAYWGYSEAQILSWTDELTVSPEMIQEMQVYVWKEGQKILGFYVLNQPLDNKIELEFLFVLPSFIGKGIGKKLLVHAIEIAKKNPENLLMTLDADPNAAPFYSSQGFQTVGQKNSSIFGRFMPKMSLPLH is encoded by the coding sequence ATGATTGTAAAAGCTCTGTCTTCTGATGCAACAAGCATCACTCAAGTGGCGCTTATTTCTAAAGCGTATTGGGGCTATTCTGAAGCGCAAATTTTGTCTTGGACTGATGAGTTAACAGTGAGTCCAGAAATGATTCAAGAGATGCAGGTCTATGTGTGGAAAGAAGGTCAAAAGATTCTTGGCTTTTATGTTTTAAACCAACCTCTAGATAATAAAATTGAATTAGAATTCTTATTTGTTTTGCCTAGTTTTATAGGAAAGGGAATCGGTAAAAAACTACTTGTTCACGCGATTGAAATTGCTAAAAAAAATCCAGAGAATTTGTTGATGACACTAGATGCAGATCCTAATGCAGCACCTTTTTATAGTAGCCAGGGTTTTCAGACTGTAGGTCAAAAAAACAGCAGTATTTTTGGACGATTCATGCCAAAAATGTCACTTCCTTTACATTAA
- a CDS encoding nucleoid-associated protein — MIKRTRAEITKCILHKVANKYNSGQNNFSENLMRFDEESYQLMLPFLLKPFTNLTQSYRFSHHADVRLNEMNNYASTVFKDESTFIEQSKHIVNHLFEQSNSAQIKKGDVIVAFIEGIEYQDVLTEAIGVFKIENKIDFFQTYLEEGSFDVAVQQGISTKKIDKGCLILNTTDTQGTVVLSIDNNNYDAQYWIKNFLSVSYADDRNQHTQSYLELCKEFSEEIIKPEFGKQEQGQFLANTVDYFKENESVDYANFKEEIFEEEKHKEMFDDYKKHFESLNDVLIRNNFEVSDVVLKREKQKIKTSIKLDTHIEIKLDIDAPDAASEYLERGYDEDKKMKYYKVYFNEEK; from the coding sequence ATGATTAAGAGAACTCGAGCAGAAATTACCAAGTGTATTTTACACAAAGTAGCCAACAAATACAACAGTGGTCAGAATAATTTTTCTGAAAACCTTATGCGTTTTGATGAAGAAAGCTACCAATTAATGCTGCCGTTTCTTTTAAAGCCATTTACCAACCTTACTCAAAGTTATCGTTTTAGTCATCATGCAGATGTAAGACTTAATGAGATGAACAACTATGCGAGTACTGTTTTTAAAGATGAGAGTACTTTTATTGAGCAATCAAAACACATCGTTAATCATTTGTTTGAGCAGTCCAACTCTGCCCAAATTAAAAAAGGTGATGTCATAGTGGCTTTTATAGAAGGCATTGAGTATCAAGATGTGCTAACAGAAGCCATTGGAGTTTTTAAGATAGAAAACAAGATTGATTTTTTTCAGACTTATTTAGAAGAAGGCAGTTTTGATGTAGCTGTACAGCAGGGAATCAGCACTAAAAAAATAGACAAGGGTTGTTTAATTTTAAACACAACAGATACGCAAGGAACTGTAGTGTTAAGTATAGATAACAACAATTACGATGCGCAATATTGGATTAAAAACTTTTTATCTGTTTCTTATGCCGATGATAGAAATCAGCACACACAAAGTTATTTAGAACTGTGTAAAGAGTTTTCAGAAGAGATTATCAAGCCAGAATTTGGCAAGCAAGAACAAGGACAGTTTTTAGCAAATACCGTTGATTATTTTAAAGAAAACGAGTCCGTAGACTATGCTAATTTTAAAGAAGAAATCTTTGAAGAAGAAAAGCATAAAGAAATGTTTGACGATTATAAAAAACATTTTGAAAGTTTAAACGACGTATTAATTCGCAACAATTTTGAAGTGTCTGATGTAGTTTTAAAACGAGAGAAACAAAAGATTAAAACCAGCATCAAGCTAGACACACATATAGAGATTAAGCTAGATATTGATGCACCTGATGCAGCTTCTGAGTACCTGGAGAGAGGTTATGATGAAGATAAAAAAATGAAATACTACAAGGTGTATTTTAACGAAGAAAAATAA
- a CDS encoding ribonuclease HII, with amino-acid sequence MLQANYSGVLLEAGTDEAGRGCLSGPVVAAAVILPADFEHPLLNDSKQLTEKQRMHLKPIIEEAALSFGVSFVSAEEVDAINVLQASIVGMQRSIAQLKPQPEFIIVDGNKFKPYKDVPHETIVKGDAKFLSIAAASVLAKTYRDAYMEDLHAQFPAYYWSKNKGYPTKQHRAAIREFGITPHHRKSFRLLPEQLKLDL; translated from the coding sequence ATGTTACAAGCAAATTATAGCGGGGTTCTTTTAGAAGCAGGCACAGATGAAGCCGGTAGAGGTTGTCTGTCTGGTCCAGTGGTTGCTGCGGCCGTAATTTTACCTGCAGATTTTGAGCATCCCTTACTCAACGATTCAAAGCAGCTTACAGAAAAACAACGAATGCACCTAAAACCAATTATAGAGGAGGCTGCCCTTAGTTTTGGGGTTAGTTTTGTCTCGGCAGAAGAGGTAGACGCCATTAATGTCTTGCAAGCATCTATTGTTGGAATGCAAAGATCTATTGCGCAATTAAAACCTCAGCCTGAGTTTATTATTGTAGATGGCAATAAGTTTAAACCCTATAAAGATGTTCCGCATGAAACCATCGTAAAAGGCGATGCCAAATTTTTAAGCATTGCAGCAGCATCAGTCTTGGCAAAAACGTATAGAGATGCCTATATGGAAGACTTACATGCTCAGTTTCCAGCATATTATTGGAGTAAAAATAAAGGCTACCCTACCAAACAACACAGAGCGGCTATTCGAGAATTTGGCATCACACCACATCATAGAAAAAGCTTTCGTTTGCTTCCAGAACAGCTAAAATTAGATTTGTAA